GCCGGGTCGAGTCGGAGCTGCCCGCCCGAAAGCTCGCCCAGATGCCGCAGAATGGTCACGTCCTTGGCGTTTTCCTTGTTGTGCTGGCGGTACAGAAACTTCATGGTGCGGCCAATCTGCACGGTGGCCTGCTCGCGCTCGGCGGCGTCTTCAATGGTCAGCGCCTTCGCAATCAGGGCTTCAATGCCGGAGCCGTAGGCGCGCAGCTTGGGCGAGGTGCGCGGGTAGGGCACGCGGGCGGGCTTTTCGGTGCGCACCGTGAGGCTGCGCAGGGGCACGGGCGCCTCCAGGATCACTTCCTCGCCCGCCATGGCGTGCAGGTGGTTCCAAAGGCGGGTTTGCACTTCGGGCAGCTCGCGCAAGGCGGGCTGCAGGCGCAGCATGAGCTGCACAATCTGCCCGGCGCGCTTGGTGCGCTCGGCCACGTCCTCAATCTGGGCCAAGCCCTGAATGAGCTGGTAGGTGCTGTGCCCGTATTCGCGCACCAGCAGCTGCAGGTGGAAGGGCAGGGAATTAGTATCGGTCATAAGAAACAGTAGGGGAGGCCGCCCGGGGCAGGCTTCAGGCCAAAGATAAGGCGCAGGAACGGTGGGACGATGCAGAAAAGCACGTCATGCTGAGCCGGTCGAAGCGTCTCTACCGCGCAACTAATGTTAAAAGTTGCAACGAAGCGGTAGAGACGCTTCGACCGGCTCAGCATGACGTTCACCGATGCTCGTCGGCCAACAATCACGCGCTAGTGCACCCGCAGCTTGGCGAAGCTCAGCAGCAGCACTTTCTCGCCCACTTCCTCGAACTGGATGGTGGCCTTGGTAGTGCCCTGCTGCGTTTCGAGCTGGCTCACCACCCCAAAACCGAACTTGGCGTGCTCCACGCGCTGGCCGGTTTGCAGCTTAGACGTGTCGGAAGGCGTAAAATCGGCCGGCGCCACGTACTTCGTGGCCTGTACTTTACGGGGCGCGGTCGGAATCAGGTTCGAGCGGCGCTCAAATACGTGCTGAAAGGGGGAGGCTTCGCCCGGCCCGGCCGCAAACTTGAAGTTGACGTACTGTGGGTCGATTTCGTCCAGAAAACGGCTTTTCTCGCAGCTGCGCAGGTTGCCCCACTGGTAGCGCGAGGTGGCGTAGCTCAGCGTCAGCTTCTTTTCAGCCCGCGTGATGGCCACATAGAACAGCCGGCGCTCTTCCTCCAGGTCGGCCCGCGAGGTAATCATCATCTGGCTGGGGAAGAGGTTTTCCTCCATGCCCACGATGTACACGTTGCGGAATTCCAGGCCCTTGGCCGAGTGAATGGTCATCAGCGTCACGGCTTCGCCGTCCTGCTGGGCGTCCTTCACGTCGGAATCGGTGACGAGGGCAATGTCCTGCAGGAAAGCGGCGAGGCTCTTGTCCTCGCGCTCGGGGTCGTCCACGTACTCCTTAATGCCGTTGAGCAGCTCCTGCATGTTTTCGTAGCGGGAGAGGCCTTCAATGCTCTTGTCGGCATACAGCTCTTCCAGCATGCCCGAGTTTTTGGCAATAAACTTGGCGGCTTCAAAAGCGTCTTCCTTGCCCGCTACCACGATGTAGCTCTTGATTTTTTCGGCAAAGCCCACCACCGGGTTGGCCACGCGCGCCGGCATGAACTGGTCGGCGTGCGCCACCACTTCCCACAGTGTGTGGTTAGCCTCTTCAGCCGTGGTAATAAGCTTGCTGATGGTGGTGTCGCCGATGCCGCGCTTGGGGTAGTTGATGACCCGGCGCAGCGCCTGCTCGTCGTTTGGGTTGACGGTGAGGCGCAAATAGGCTACCAAGTCCTTGATTTCCTTGCGCTGATAAAAGCTCAGGCCGCCAACAATCTTGTATTTGATGTTTAGCTTCCGCAGGGCTTCTTCCATCGCGCGGCTTTGCGCGTTGGTGCGGTAGAGAATGGCAAAATTGTCGTACGACAAGTGGCCATTCATCTTGTCTTCAAAGATGGAATTTGCCACCAGTTTGCCTTCCTCGTTGTCGGAAGCAGCTTTGATGACTTCAATCAGGGTGCCGTCTTCGTTTTCCGAAAAGACGTCTTTGCGCAGCTGGGCCTGGTTGTTTTTAATGACCGAATTAGCGGCCCACACGATATTTTTCGTAGAGCGGTAATTCTGCTCCAGCTTAAATACCTGCAATTCGGGATAGTCTTTCTCAAAATTGAGAATGTTGCTGATATCTGCGCCGCGGAAGGCGTAAATGCTCTGCGCATCATCGCCCACTACGCAGATATTCCGCTCCTTAGCCGCCAGCTTGCGAGTAATCAGATATTGCGAATAGTTGGTGTCCTGATACTCGTCCACCATCACAAACCGGAACATATTCTGGTATTTATTCAGAATATCGGCGTGGTCCTTAAACAGCACGTTGGTGTTGAAGAGCAAATCGTCGAAATCCATGGCGCCGGCCTTGAAGCAACGCTGCTGGTACTGCTGGTACAGCACCCCGATTTTGGGCCGGAGCGCCGCCTCGTCGTCGGCCTTGATGTTGGGGTCGTGCAGGTACTGGTTTACCGAAATCAGCTTGTTCTTGGCGGCCGAGATGCGGCCCAGCACTAGGCTCGGCTTGTACAGCTTGTCGTCCAGCTCCAGCTCCTTCACAATCTGCCCAATCAGGGTTTTCGAATCCTGGGTGTCGTAGATGGTGAAGCTGCGCGGGTAGCCAATCTTGTCGGCTTCGGAGCGCAGAATTTTGGCAAACACTGAGTGAAAGGTACCCATCCACAGGTTGCGGGCGGAGGGGCCCACCACTTTTTCCACGCGGGCGCGCATCTCCTTGGCGGCCTTGTTGGTGAAGGTGAGGGCGAGGATGTTGAACGGGTCGACGCCTTTTTCGAGCAGGTTGGCAATGCGGTAGGTGAGCACCCGGGTTTTGCCCGAGCCGGCACCCGCGATAATCATGCACGGGCCTTCGGTTTGCATCACCGCGGCCGCCTGCGAGCCATTGAGGAGGGAAAGATAATCTAGTGCCATCAGCGAATTAAGCCGCCTAGGGGGCGGTTTACAAAGATACGGCCCGCTAGGGAGGGGGCCCAATGAATTTCAGGCCCCGCAGCCGGGGCTATCTTTGTACTAATGATTATTATTCAAGAAACGGTCATCTCCGACGACATCGCCGACAACTTTTTTGTCTGCAACCTCGAAGCCTGCAAAGGCGCCTGCTGCGTGGAAGGCGACCTCGGCGCGCCGCTCGAAGAAGCCGAGCTGCGCATTCTGGAGCAGGAATACGCCAACATTGAGCCGTTTCTCAACGAAGCCGGCAAGGCCGCCATCAAAGCCCAGGGCCTCTACATCAAGGATTGGGAAGGAGACTTCAGCACAACAACCATTGACGACAAGGAGTGCGCTTACGCCCTCTACGACGAGCGCGGCATTCTGAAATGCGGCATTGAGCAGGCCTACTTGGCGGGCGCCACCACGTTTAAAAAGCCCATCAGCTGTCACCTGTACCCCATCCGCATCACCAAGTACGACGGGTTCGATGCCCTGAACTACGACCGGTGGGGCATCTGTAACCCGGCGTGCTCGTTTGGCGGCTCGCTGGGCGTGAAGGTGTACCAGTTCCTGAAGGAGCCGCTGATTCGCAAATACGGCGAAGGCTGGTACGGGGAGTTGGTGCGGGAGATAGAGAACCCGGTGCCGGAGAAGAAATAAGGCGGAGGCTGTAAATAAGAACGTCATACTGAGCGCAGCCGAAGCATCTCTACCGCGAGAGTAACTGAATTACTTCCCTGGAAGAGATGCTTCGACAAGCTCAGCATGACGCTCTGTTGTTTTCGGGAGTGAAGTAAGCTTACGCCTCTTCCTTCACCACAATCTTCTCAATTTCGTCGTTGGCCTGAATCTGGTCGATGACGTCGAGGCCTTCCACGACTTTGCCAAACACGGTGTGCACGCGGTCGAGGTGGGCGGTGTTTTGGCGGTCGTGCACGATGAAGAACTGCGAGCCGCCGGTGTTTTTGCCGGCGTGGGCCATGCTCAGGGCGCCACGCTCGTGGTACTGGTGGCCGCCGCTGGTTTCGCAGTCGATTTTGTAGCCGGGGCCGCCGGTGCCGGGCATGCCTTTGGCGCCGGCGCGGGTGTTGGGACAGCCGCCCTGAATCACGAAATTCGGGATGACGCGGTGGAATTTCAGGCCGTCGTAGTAGCCTTTCTGGGCGAGGTCGGTGAAGTTTTTGACGGTGTTCGGAGCGTCCTGCTCGTAGAACTCAACCTTCATCACACCCTTTTTGGTGTGGATTTCTGCGGTTTTCATGGGAATGCGGATTTAGCGGGTAAACTCGGGTGAAGCCGCCGGGGTTTTGGCCGGCGGGGCCGCGAAGGTAAGAAAACCGGCCAGTACCGAAACAACCGGGTGGGGTTGTTTCTTCGTAAGCGCAAACGCCACATTGGCATATACCCATCCTATTTTTTTCACACACCTGTTTACATGAAAAGACATTTTGCTCCTCTGCTGGCCGCGCTGGCCACCTCTCTGCTGATGGCCAGCTGCGGCAACGACAAGCCCGCCACCACCGAAACGGCCGCCAGCAACGTCAACCCCGCCGACTCGCTAGCCGCCGTGGCCGGCGACTCGGCCCGCATGGCCAAGCCCGGCGGCGTGATGGTGGATGGCGTGGCCATGACGGCCGATAAAGACATCGTAGACAACGCCATGGGCGCTAAAAGCGTGAGCACCCTGGTGTCGGCTGTGAAGCAGGCAGGCCTGGTTGAGACCTTGAAAGGCGCCGGCCCCTTCACCGTATTTGCCCCCACCAATGCCGCCTTCGACAAGCTGCCCAAGGGCGCCCTAGCCGGCCTGATGGACCCCGCCAGCAAGGAAAACCTAAAAGGTGTGCTCACCTACCACGTCATCCCCGGCCGCCTGGTGGCCGCCGACCTGAAGGATGGCCAGGAACTGACCACCGTGAACGGCGAAAAGCTCCACATCTCCGTGAAAGACGGCAAGGTGATGGTGAGCAACGGCAAAGATGCGCCCGCTACCGTGCAGATTGCCGACGTCATTTCCAGCAACGGCGTAACGCACGTCATCGACGGCGTGGTGCTGCCTCTGGCTAAGTAGAACGCCTGCTGCGTTAAATAACAAATGAGGAATGAAGAATTGGCCCTGACGGTCATTCTTCATTCCTCATTTGTTATTTAACGCAGCGCTAATGCCGGTTGTCTTCGCCGGCGAGCATGCTCAGGTAGCTGTCGTAGCGGGGGAGGGCGATGCGGCCCTGGTCCACGGCTTCGCGCACGGCGCAGCCGGGCTCGTGGGTGTGCTGACAGTTGTGGTAGCGGCACTGGCCCAGCAGAGCGCGCATTTCGGGGAAATAACCGGCCAGCTCGGCGGGCGGCAAGTCTACCAGGCCCAGCTCCTTAATGCCGGGCGTGTCGATGATGAAGGTGCCGGGGCGCACTTCCAGCATCTCGGCGAAGGTGGTGGTGTGCACGCCCTTATCGGAAAACTCGCTGATTTCGGCGGTTTTCAGGCTCAGGTCGGGCACCAGGGCGTTAATGAGTGTGCTTTTGCCCACGCCCGAATGGCCGGCCAGCAGGCTCACTTTTCCTTCCAATAATTGGTCGATTTCGGCCACGCCCTCGCCGATGCTGGCGGCACAGGTGCGGCTGGGGTAGCCCAGGCTGGCGTACATGCCCGCAATTTCGGCCTGGTACTCGAAGCCTTCTTCGTCGTATAAGTCGGTTTTGTTGAACAGCAGCGTGACGGGAATGTGGTAAGCCTCGGCCGTGACCAGAAACCGGTCGATAAACCCAAATGAGGTGGCCGGCGATACCAACGTGACGACCAGCATGGCCTGGTCCAGATTGGCCGCCACGATGTGCACGTGGCCGGTTTTGTGCACTGAGCGGCGCACGATGTAGTTGCGGCGCGGCTCAATGTGGGAGATAACGCCCGCGCCTTCGGCCTGCGCCTCCACGCTGAAATCGACCTGGTCGCCCACGGCCAGCGGGTTGCTGGCTTTCAGGCCTTTCATTTTGAATTTGCCCCGCAGCCGGCAGCGATAAAGCTGGCCCGTGGCGCCGCGCACGACGTACCACGAGCCCGTCGATTTGATGACGGTGCCGCGCTGCAACGGGCTGGCTTCGGAAGAATGCGCTGGGGTCATTGGGCAAAGGTGAGGCCGGGCAGGGCCGCCATGATGGTACGGGTGGCGCCGGCCTGGCCGTGCACGTAGTCGAGCAGTTGGTCTTGCAGGCTCAGGCGCAGCTTTTCGCTGTTCCAGATGGGCGCAAACCGAGCGGCCAGTTCCTCGGCATTGGCCACCGGAAAAGCCAGTCCCAGCTCCGCCAGGTCCACAGCTTCCTGAAACCGCTTGTAATTCGGCCCAAAAAACAATGGCAGCCCGAAAGCCGCGGCCTCAAGGGTGTTATGCAGACCCTTGCCGAAAGCCCCGCCGATGTAAGCGTAGTGCCCGAACCGGTAGAGCTGGCTCAGCAGGCCAATGTTGTCGATGAGCAATACCCGAGCCTGGGCCACGGTGGCGGGCTGAGCCTGCGAATATCGTACCACCAGGCCTGGAAAGGCATTCTCCACGGTTTGCAGCGTGGGCTCGTCGATTTCGTGGGTGGCCACGATGGTGCGCAGCCGCCCGGCGTAGTCGCGCAGGAGCGGGGCCAGCGTCGGCAAATCATCGGGCCAGAGGCTGCCGGCCACCAGCACCGGCGCACCGTCGGCCACGAATGCTTCCACTAGTGGCAGCGAGCGAGGCGGTGCCGCCGCCGTGGCCACCACGGTATCGAAGCGGGTATCGCCGGCCACGCTCACCCGGCTGATGCCGTGCTGGCGCAACAACGCCGCCGAAGGTTCGGACTGGGTGAAAATGTGGGCGAAGCGCGTGAGAATGCGGCGAAAGAAGCCGCCCCAGGGCTGGAAAAACACCTGCTCCGGCCGAAAAATAGCCGACACCACGACGGCGGGAATGCCACGCCGGTGCGCTTCCGTAAGAAAGTGGTACCAGAATTCGTACTTCACAAACACCACCAACCGGGGCTGCACCGCGTCGACAAAAGCCCGGGCGTTGGCGCGCGTGTCGAGCGGCAGGTAGAAAATATAGTCGGCCCCCGGCCAGTTTTTGCGGATTTCGTAGCCCGAAGGCGAGAAGAAGGTGAGCACCAGCTTCACGTCCGGATGGGCGTTGCGGTAGGCTTCCAGCAGCGGCCGGCCCTGCTCAAATTCGCCCAGCGAAGCGCAGTGAAACCACACCCGCGGGGCGTTATCAGCGCCCAGCATCTGATGAATATGAGCCAGCAGGCCGCGGCGGCCGGCCACCCACGCCGCCGCCTTAGGCACAAACGGCGCCAGCAGGCGCAGCAGCAGGCCATAGAGGCCCAGGGCTATGTTATAGAGAAACAGCAAGCCTCAAAATTACGCAAATGTGCCCAAGGTCAGTGCCCGACTCGTTTTAGGCTTCGGTGGTTTGTTCCCAGTCGGCGGGGCAGGCCTCGCCGTTTTTCTCGAAATGCTGAAGCGCGTCAATGATGCGCAGGGATTCGGCGAGGCTGCGGCCCAGCGGCCGGTCGTTCACGAGCTGATGCCGCACGATGCCGTCGCGGTCAATAAGGAACAAGCCGCGGTAGGCGAGGGGGAGCCCACGTAGGTCATTTCGCCGGCCTCGGTGTAGTCGTAGTGGCCGCCCAGCACGTCGTAGTTGGCCGAGATGGTTTTTGTGGCATCGGCCACCATGGGGTACTTCACCCCAAAAATGCCGCCCTTGTCGCGTGGCATCAGCTGCCAGGCCAGGTGGGCGTACTGGGTATCGGTGGAGCAGGCCACCACGGCCACGCCGCGCTTCTCAAACTCATCGAGCCGGTCCTGAAAAGCCAGGATTTCAGTGGGGCACACGCGGCTGAAATCGGCCGGGTAGAAGTAAAACAGGACGTGCTTTTTGCCCAGGTAGCGGTCCAGCGAAAATTCCTCTTCGAAGGTGCCGTCAATCACGGCGGTGGCTTTAAAGGAAGGGGCGCGCTTGCCCACGAGTACTGCCATTGGGTTGGGTTTATTTAGGATAATGGGAGCTTGTACGGAATAAATGAAAGAACGTCATGCTTCGCTGCGCTCTGCATGACGTTCTAAATAGACCCTCAACGGCCCTTAAATTCCGGCTGACGCTTCTCCACGAAAGCGGCCATGCCCTCCTTCTGGTCTTCGGAAGCGAAGGTGAGGTAAAAGTTCTTCCGCTCGAAGTGCAGGCCTTCGTCCAGGTGCGTTTCAAATACGCGGTTGATGGATTCTTTGGCTAGGCGAGCCGCCACGGGGCTTTTGGCCGCGATGCTGGCCGCCAGTCGGAAGGCTTCTTCCAGGTACTGGCCCACGGGCACTACGCGGTTGACGAGCCCCACGCGGTGCGCCTCCTGAGCCGAGATGAACTCGCCGGTGAGCACCATTTCCATGGCTTTGGCCTTGCCCACGGCGCGGGCCAGGCGCTGGGTGCCGCCCGCGCCGGGCATGGTGCCCAGTCGGATTTCGGGCTGCCCGAATTGCGCCGTTTCCGATGCCACCAACATGTCGCAGGTCATGGCCAACTCACAGCCGCCGCCCAGCGCAAAGCCCGACACGGCCCCAATCAGCGGCTTGCGAAACCGCCGAATCTGCTCCAGCGTGGCAAACCGGTCGTCGAGAAACATGTCCACAGCCGTCCTGCCGGCCATTTCCTTGATGTCGGCCCCAGCCGCAAACGCCCGCTCACTGCCCGTGATGATGACCACGCGCACCGCATCATCAGCATCCAGTATCTGAAGCGCGTCGCGGATTTCACGGATTAGTTGCCCGTTCAGGGCATTAAGTTCTTTGGGCCGGTTGAGTTGAATAAGGGCCACGCCGGGCCGCGCCTGGGGCGTAATGAGGAGAAAGTCCATGGGTGGGGTTGTAGCGCGGACTTTGTAGTCCGCGTTGGTGAACGATGCATTAAAACGGCGCGGGGACGCGGACTACAAAGTCCGCGCTACGCTACGCCTGGCACACAAACTGAAACGTGCCGCGCGTGCGCTGCTCCAGCAGCAGGCGCTTGCCTTCGGTGAGGCGCGCAATGCTGGCCGCGTCGTAATTCTTGATGGTGAACAGCTGCACGCCCGTATTGTAATGCAGCGTGAACTGCTCCCGCAGCAAATCGAGCAGCAGGTGCACGCGCCGCTCCACAAAATCGGTACACACCGAGAAGCTGATGGCTGAGTTCTGCATCACGTTAATCTTGAGCTTGGCCTGCGCCAGGGCCGCAAAAATCACGGCCAGGTTTTCCTCCGAGATAAACGAAAAGTCCTTGCTGGCGAAAGAGAGCAGGCACTGGTCCGTCTTGCGGATGAAGGCGGGCGCCAGCGCCGGGTGCTGGCAGTCGTGGATGAGCGTGCCCGCGGCCGCCGGGTCCAAAAACGACTTCACGCGCAGCGGAATGTTGCGGTCAGCCAGCGGCTTCAGCGTTTTGGGGTGGATGACCGAGGCACCGTAATACGCCATTTCGATGGTTTCGCGGTAGCTGATTTCGGGGTAGCGCACCGTGTCCGGGAAAATCTTGGGGTCGGCATTGAGCAGGCCCGCCACGTCCTTCCAGATGGTTACCGCCTCGGCCCGCAGGCAGTAGGCCAGAATGGCGGCCGTGTAGTCGGAGCCCTCGCGGCCCAGGGTGGTGGTGCGGTGGCTATTCAGCACTTGAGCAGTAAATCCTTCCGTGACTACAATGCGGGCTCCGTTCTGGAAAAGAGTTAACTCCGCCTGAGCGCGTTTTTCCGTTTCCTGCCAATTTACCTTGCCTTCCCGCCAAGTGTTATCCGTCACGATTAGTCCCGCTCGCGAGTACACGTTTTCTTCAAAATGCCCCGCTAAAGCTTGGTAGACTAAATAACAAGACAAGAATTCACCAAAGCTTACGACTTGGTCATAGCCTTCGTCGTAGCTTTTAGATGAGGAAAGATTCCGCAGACTGTAAGCCAAACTATCAAAGCCACTTTCCAACCCTGGGTCTGGTTTTGATGCATCGAGCCCGGGATGGGGTAAGGCGTGGCTCAAGTCTGTGCTGACTTTTTGATGATACGCTTCCACCGCCGCCAGTTGCGCCGAGTAATCCGCGCCCCGGTACGCCAAGTCATAAATCTCCTCCAGTGCATTGGTCGTCTTGCCCATCGCCGACACCACCACCACCAGCGGCCCCTGCGGCCCAAAGTCGCGCACGATGCGGCAGAGGTTGAGAATGGCCGCCGCGTCCTTCACCGACGCCCCCCCGAATTTGTACACCTCAAGTCCCGGTATTTTCTCCATAGGTCCCAAAAGTAGCGCCGCCGCCCGCAAATGCGGTTTTCCGAGCCCTCCGCCACGGCTTCGAGGTGCTCCGCCACCGTGTCCGGGTGTTCCGCCAAGCCGTTGAGATGTTCCGCCAGCGTCTCAGGTGCTCCGCCACGGCTTTGGGGTATTCCGCCAAATCGTTGAGAGGCTCCGCCACGCCGTCGAGGGATTCCGCCACGGCTTTGAGGTGTTCCGCCAACAGTTCTAGGTGTACCGCCACGGTTTCAAGGTAGTGCGCCAGCCTCCCCGGATGCGCCGCCGCACTACCGCTGCCCGCCGCCACCGGCCCCGGCCAGGGCTAACGTTTGCGCAACTCCGAGGCCCTTTTACCCGCGCCAGAAGCCTAAAAACTTCGCTCCCGCTAGAGTAGCTTTGTTGCCCGTTCCCGCCATTTCATCCCGTTATTTTTATGGACCACAACAAGCTGGCGCTGCCCGTTGGCACGACCCTCGACCGCTTCATTATGCGCAAGCAGGAGGACTTTCCCTACGCCACGGGGGAGCTTTCGCAGCTGCTGCGCGACATTGCGCTGGCCGCCAAAATCGTCAACCGCGAAATCAACCGCTCCGGCCTCATCGACATCGCCGGCGCCTACGGCAGCCAGAACGTGCAGGGCGAAGACCAGCAGAAGCTCGACGTCATTGCCAACATCCGCTTCATTCGCGCCCTGCGCAACGGCGGCGAGGTGTGCACCATCATCTCGGAGGAAGACGACGAGATGATTCAGACCGGCAACAACCAGGGCAAATACGTGGTGGCCATCGACCCGCTCGACGGGTCGAGCAACATCGACGTCAACGTGAGCATCGGCACCATCTTCAGCATCTACCGCCGCGTGTCGCCCACCGGCCGCGAAGGCACCGCCGCCGACTGCCTGCAGCCCGGCACCCACCAGGTAGCCGCCGGCTACGTCATCTACGGCTCCAGCACCATGATGGTGTACACGACCGGAAACGGCGTCAACGGCTTCACCTACGAGCACTCGCTGGGCGAATTCTTCCTCTCGCACCCCGATATCATCACCCCCCAAACCGGCGCCATCTACTCCATCAACGAAGGCAGCTCCGACTCGTTCTCGCCCGGCGTGGCCGCCTTCGTGCAATACTGCAAAGACCAGCAGTTCTCGGCCCGCTACATCGGCTCGCTTGTTGCCGACTTCCACCGCAACCTGCTCAAGGGCGGCATCTACGTGTACCCCGCCACCGCCAAAAACAAGAGCGGTAAGCTGCGCCTCATGTACGAGTGCAACCCGCTGGCCTTCATCGTGGAGCAAGCCGGCGGCAAGAGCTCCAACGGCACGCGCCGCACCATGGAAATCG
This DNA window, taken from Hymenobacter sp. 5317J-9, encodes the following:
- a CDS encoding enoyl-CoA hydratase-related protein; translation: MDFLLITPQARPGVALIQLNRPKELNALNGQLIREIRDALQILDADDAVRVVIITGSERAFAAGADIKEMAGRTAVDMFLDDRFATLEQIRRFRKPLIGAVSGFALGGGCELAMTCDMLVASETAQFGQPEIRLGTMPGAGGTQRLARAVGKAKAMEMVLTGEFISAQEAHRVGLVNRVVPVGQYLEEAFRLAASIAAKSPVAARLAKESINRVFETHLDEGLHFERKNFYLTFASEDQKEGMAAFVEKRQPEFKGR
- a CDS encoding DUF4290 domain-containing protein translates to MTDTNSLPFHLQLLVREYGHSTYQLIQGLAQIEDVAERTKRAGQIVQLMLRLQPALRELPEVQTRLWNHLHAMAGEEVILEAPVPLRSLTVRTEKPARVPYPRTSPKLRAYGSGIEALIAKALTIEDAAEREQATVQIGRTMKFLYRQHNKENAKDVTILRHLGELSGGQLRLDPAVVDAENLFEMPVGRTPAFIVPQPSQQREGRDRREGRDNRGNSFGGKNGKKRKKGRSQEPQQPPQ
- a CDS encoding peptidylprolyl isomerase — protein: MKTAEIHTKKGVMKVEFYEQDAPNTVKNFTDLAQKGYYDGLKFHRVIPNFVIQGGCPNTRAGAKGMPGTGGPGYKIDCETSGGHQYHERGALSMAHAGKNTGGSQFFIVHDRQNTAHLDRVHTVFGKVVEGLDVIDQIQANDEIEKIVVKEEA
- a CDS encoding fasciclin domain-containing protein gives rise to the protein MKRHFAPLLAALATSLLMASCGNDKPATTETAASNVNPADSLAAVAGDSARMAKPGGVMVDGVAMTADKDIVDNAMGAKSVSTLVSAVKQAGLVETLKGAGPFTVFAPTNAAFDKLPKGALAGLMDPASKENLKGVLTYHVIPGRLVAADLKDGQELTTVNGEKLHISVKDGKVMVSNGKDAPATVQIADVISSNGVTHVIDGVVLPLAK
- the fbp gene encoding class 1 fructose-bisphosphatase — its product is MDHNKLALPVGTTLDRFIMRKQEDFPYATGELSQLLRDIALAAKIVNREINRSGLIDIAGAYGSQNVQGEDQQKLDVIANIRFIRALRNGGEVCTIISEEDDEMIQTGNNQGKYVVAIDPLDGSSNIDVNVSIGTIFSIYRRVSPTGREGTAADCLQPGTHQVAAGYVIYGSSTMMVYTTGNGVNGFTYEHSLGEFFLSHPDIITPQTGAIYSINEGSSDSFSPGVAAFVQYCKDQQFSARYIGSLVADFHRNLLKGGIYVYPATAKNKSGKLRLMYECNPLAFIVEQAGGKSSNGTRRTMEIEPQIPHERCPFFIGSKELVEKAESFIANDKEACDHKPAPEPTPKKATTVK
- a CDS encoding DUF3109 family protein, whose translation is MIIIQETVISDDIADNFFVCNLEACKGACCVEGDLGAPLEEAELRILEQEYANIEPFLNEAGKAAIKAQGLYIKDWEGDFSTTTIDDKECAYALYDERGILKCGIEQAYLAGATTFKKPISCHLYPIRITKYDGFDALNYDRWGICNPACSFGGSLGVKVYQFLKEPLIRKYGEGWYGELVREIENPVPEKK
- the rsgA gene encoding ribosome small subunit-dependent GTPase A, whose amino-acid sequence is MTPAHSSEASPLQRGTVIKSTGSWYVVRGATGQLYRCRLRGKFKMKGLKASNPLAVGDQVDFSVEAQAEGAGVISHIEPRRNYIVRRSVHKTGHVHIVAANLDQAMLVVTLVSPATSFGFIDRFLVTAEAYHIPVTLLFNKTDLYDEEGFEYQAEIAGMYASLGYPSRTCAASIGEGVAEIDQLLEGKVSLLAGHSGVGKSTLINALVPDLSLKTAEISEFSDKGVHTTTFAEMLEVRPGTFIIDTPGIKELGLVDLPPAELAGYFPEMRALLGQCRYHNCQHTHEPGCAVREAVDQGRIALPRYDSYLSMLAGEDNRH
- a CDS encoding aspartate kinase is translated as MEKIPGLEVYKFGGASVKDAAAILNLCRIVRDFGPQGPLVVVVSAMGKTTNALEEIYDLAYRGADYSAQLAAVEAYHQKVSTDLSHALPHPGLDASKPDPGLESGFDSLAYSLRNLSSSKSYDEGYDQVVSFGEFLSCYLVYQALAGHFEENVYSRAGLIVTDNTWREGKVNWQETEKRAQAELTLFQNGARIVVTEGFTAQVLNSHRTTTLGREGSDYTAAILAYCLRAEAVTIWKDVAGLLNADPKIFPDTVRYPEISYRETIEMAYYGASVIHPKTLKPLADRNIPLRVKSFLDPAAAGTLIHDCQHPALAPAFIRKTDQCLLSFASKDFSFISEENLAVIFAALAQAKLKINVMQNSAISFSVCTDFVERRVHLLLDLLREQFTLHYNTGVQLFTIKNYDAASIARLTEGKRLLLEQRTRGTFQFVCQA
- a CDS encoding glycosyltransferase N-terminal domain-containing protein; this translates as MLFLYNIALGLYGLLLRLLAPFVPKAAAWVAGRRGLLAHIHQMLGADNAPRVWFHCASLGEFEQGRPLLEAYRNAHPDVKLVLTFFSPSGYEIRKNWPGADYIFYLPLDTRANARAFVDAVQPRLVVFVKYEFWYHFLTEAHRRGIPAVVVSAIFRPEQVFFQPWGGFFRRILTRFAHIFTQSEPSAALLRQHGISRVSVAGDTRFDTVVATAAAPPRSLPLVEAFVADGAPVLVAGSLWPDDLPTLAPLLRDYAGRLRTIVATHEIDEPTLQTVENAFPGLVVRYSQAQPATVAQARVLLIDNIGLLSQLYRFGHYAYIGGAFGKGLHNTLEAAAFGLPLFFGPNYKRFQEAVDLAELGLAFPVANAEELAARFAPIWNSEKLRLSLQDQLLDYVHGQAGATRTIMAALPGLTFAQ
- a CDS encoding UvrD-helicase domain-containing protein, which produces MALDYLSLLNGSQAAAVMQTEGPCMIIAGAGSGKTRVLTYRIANLLEKGVDPFNILALTFTNKAAKEMRARVEKVVGPSARNLWMGTFHSVFAKILRSEADKIGYPRSFTIYDTQDSKTLIGQIVKELELDDKLYKPSLVLGRISAAKNKLISVNQYLHDPNIKADDEAALRPKIGVLYQQYQQRCFKAGAMDFDDLLFNTNVLFKDHADILNKYQNMFRFVMVDEYQDTNYSQYLITRKLAAKERNICVVGDDAQSIYAFRGADISNILNFEKDYPELQVFKLEQNYRSTKNIVWAANSVIKNNQAQLRKDVFSENEDGTLIEVIKAASDNEEGKLVANSIFEDKMNGHLSYDNFAILYRTNAQSRAMEEALRKLNIKYKIVGGLSFYQRKEIKDLVAYLRLTVNPNDEQALRRVINYPKRGIGDTTISKLITTAEEANHTLWEVVAHADQFMPARVANPVVGFAEKIKSYIVVAGKEDAFEAAKFIAKNSGMLEELYADKSIEGLSRYENMQELLNGIKEYVDDPEREDKSLAAFLQDIALVTDSDVKDAQQDGEAVTLMTIHSAKGLEFRNVYIVGMEENLFPSQMMITSRADLEEERRLFYVAITRAEKKLTLSYATSRYQWGNLRSCEKSRFLDEIDPQYVNFKFAAGPGEASPFQHVFERRSNLIPTAPRKVQATKYVAPADFTPSDTSKLQTGQRVEHAKFGFGVVSQLETQQGTTKATIQFEEVGEKVLLLSFAKLRVH